The Mesorhizobium sp. M3A.F.Ca.ET.080.04.2.1 genome contains the following window.
CGGGCGCGACCGAGGTCTGGCAGCGACCGGCGGCATCATGCTCGGCGGCGTCGCGCATACGCTGAACGGCGCGATCGGCGTCGGCCTGCTCATACATTTCGTGCCGATCCTGTTCACGCCGCTGCTGATCGCCGGCGCCGCCTACATGGCCTATATCGGGATCACGCTGATGCGCAGCTCCATCACTGTCGACGACAATGGCCCACCGGGCAGCCGCACTGCGTGGAAGGCGTTTCGCCAGGGCTTGGTCACCTGCCTGATCAACCCGAAGGCCTATCTGTTCGTGATTGCCGTCTATCCGCAATTCCTGAAGCCGGCTTACGGTCCGATCTGGATGCAGGCGACCGTGATGGGCCTGCTCACAGTGGCCACGCAGGCGGCGATCTATGGCGGGCTCGCCATCACCGCCGGACGCAGCCGGAAACTGCTCGTCGACAATCCCCGGGCGACGATCATAGCCGGGCGCGCGGCGGGGCTGCTGCTGTTCGCGGTCTCGGTGTTCACCGCATGGGAGGGGCTGAGGGCGGCGTGAAAAGAGGCCGCCGCCCTCGCGATCCGGTCACGCAGCGCCCTGCCGGATGGCGAGCGCCTCGCGCTTCATCGAGCGGCGCCACTCGACGGCGCCGGCAAGCCCGTGCAACACCGTCTCGGTCGTCGCCCAGTCGATGCAGCCATCGGTGATGCTTTGGCCATAGACAAGCGGCTTACCGGGCACGACGTCCTGGCGGCCGGCGACGAGATTGCTTTCGATCATGAGGCCGATGATGCGCTCGTCACCCGCGGCAACCTGCCCCGCCACGTCGGCGGCGACCTTCGGCTGGTTCTCCGGCTTCTTGGCGCTGTTGGCGTGGCTGACATCGATCATCAGCCGCGGCGCGACGCCGATGCGGGCGAGCTCGGCCGCGGCGGCGTCAACGCTTGCCGCATCGAAATTGGGCACAACGCCGCCGCGCAGGATGACGTGGCAGTCCTCGTTGCCGGTGGTCGCCGCGATGGCGCTGCGGCCGCCCTTGGTCACCGCCATGAAGTGATGCGGTTGGGCGGCCGACTTCACTGCCTCGCCGGCGATCCTGAGATTGCCGTCGGTGCCGTTCTTGAACCCGACCGGGCAGGAGAGGCCGGAGGCGAGCTCGCGGTGGATCTGGCTCTCGGTCGTGCGTGCGCCGATCGCACCCCAGGCGACGAGGTCGGCAATGTATTGCGGCGTCGTCATGTCGAGGAACTCGGTCGCCGCCGGCAGACCGAGATTGTTGACGGCGGAGAGCACGTTGCGCGCCATCCTGAGCCCCTTGTCGATGTTGAAGCTGCCGTCGAGGTCGGGATCGTTGATCAGGCCCTTCCAGCCGACCGTGGTGCGCGGCTTCTCAAAATAGACGCGCATGACGATCTCGAGCCGGTCGGCCAAGGCCTCGCGCAGCGCCGCCAGACGGCTGGCGTAGTCCACGGCGGCAACCGGATCGTGGATGGAGCAAGGGCCGACGATGACGACCAGTCGATCGTCGGCCCCGGTCAGGATGGAATGGATGGCGTTGCGCGAGGCGGCAACGGTGCGCGTCGCCGTGAGTGAGCGCGGTATCTCGCGCATCACGTCGTCCGGCGTGCTCAGGACTTTGAGTTCGGTGACCCGAAGGTCGTCTGTGGTGGTCAACACGGCTTTCTGCTCCTGGTTTAGGAGACCTGCCGGCTGAAACAAAAAAGCCGCCAGGTCTGGCGGCTTGTCGGATTTTTATGCTGCAATCTTCAGATCGAGCGCAATCCTCCCGCCGCCAGCGAGCTACCGTAGCTAAAGTACCAAAACGAGGCGGTCAGGTGGATCATGCGGCTCATATAGTCGAAGTCGAGGCGCTTGTCACGTGTCGGTAGGGGCTCGACTTGAAGTTTGTCTCGCCTGAACGTGGTTCAACAGTGAGACGACATATCGTTCCATCTCAAGCCTGCGAGCGGTATTGAGAACGCTTGTCCACGTATCCTGCGGATCAGCACCGCGGGCGATCATGGCCGGCGCGTTGTGAAATGAGTCTGCAAGCATACGTGCTGTACGTAGTTCATCGGTCGCGCGAATTTCGACGAGGACGATGCCGAGAATCCTCAGGATATTTTCGTTCGTGATGGGTTGAGGATCACTCAATTGAGACACCTTTCTTTCGGTGCGGGCCTCGTCTCAGCTTGAAATGTGCTCGTGGCCTTGGGGAAACCAGATGCCACGACGAAACCAGTTGCCCATCCCAAATTCGGTATGACGTGATTTTGATCGAGATCATCCATGTTCTTGATCATCTCGATGCTGACGACCTTTTGCACGGATCCGAAGGCTAGCGAGAACAGTTGTAGAGCGTCGGCTTCCGACCGCGCGGTGACGCCAACCCCAAGATGGCCGCTTACCGTGATCCAATATGGGTGCATCGAGACATTCTCTTGTGGCGAGGGAACATGGGCGCTCTCGAGCCCGACATGCCCTGTTCATGCAGTCCAGGGATCGAAAATTTCGATTCCAAAGCCTTCGAAATCCTTTGTGTTGCGCGTTGCCAAGGTGAGCTGCTGCGCAATCGCGGTGGCCGCGATCAGGCCGTCCATCGAC
Protein-coding sequences here:
- a CDS encoding 3-deoxy-7-phosphoheptulonate synthase; this encodes MLTTTDDLRVTELKVLSTPDDVMREIPRSLTATRTVAASRNAIHSILTGADDRLVVIVGPCSIHDPVAAVDYASRLAALREALADRLEIVMRVYFEKPRTTVGWKGLINDPDLDGSFNIDKGLRMARNVLSAVNNLGLPAATEFLDMTTPQYIADLVAWGAIGARTTESQIHRELASGLSCPVGFKNGTDGNLRIAGEAVKSAAQPHHFMAVTKGGRSAIAATTGNEDCHVILRGGVVPNFDAASVDAAAAELARIGVAPRLMIDVSHANSAKKPENQPKVAADVAGQVAAGDERIIGLMIESNLVAGRQDVVPGKPLVYGQSITDGCIDWATTETVLHGLAGAVEWRRSMKREALAIRQGAA
- a CDS encoding LysE family translocator, with the protein product MSYTENLWLFFVLLFGIIVVPGMDMLFVLANALTGGRDRGLAATGGIMLGGVAHTLNGAIGVGLLIHFVPILFTPLLIAGAAYMAYIGITLMRSSITVDDNGPPGSRTAWKAFRQGLVTCLINPKAYLFVIAVYPQFLKPAYGPIWMQATVMGLLTVATQAAIYGGLAITAGRSRKLLVDNPRATIIAGRAAGLLLFAVSVFTAWEGLRAA